DNA sequence from the Paenibacillus physcomitrellae genome:
CCCCTTTCCTTCCCAGAGGGAGTTCTTTTATATGGTTGCCGCTTTGGCCGCTGCGGATTTCCAATACTCGACGATTTCGCTGCCTGTTGCGATCCAGACGTCTTCACGGCTGCGGATATGCTTGAAAGCTTTCTCCAGATATTTGCTCCGGAAAGGATGGCCGATCAGGAACGGATGCACGCAGATCGACATTACTTTGCCGGTATGGCCGCCTTCCTCGTAGAGCACATCGAATTGATCGATGATGGACTGCGCAAATTCCTCGGCGGTATAGTTCAGGTTCAGAATAGCGGTAATATCATTAATCTCAATGGAGTAAGGAATCGTGTACAGCGAGCCGCTGCGGACCTTCATCGGATAAGGCTGCTCGTCGTTCACCCAATCGGCGACATAGGTAAAACCTTCCTCGGCAAGAATGTCCGGCGTACTGAAGGTTTCCGACAGTGCCGGTCCGAGCCAGCCCTTCGGTGCCTTACCCGTGGCGGCCGTAATTGTATCGCGCACATTGCGGATAATTTGCCGTTCCTCTTCTTCCTCCATGCCGACAACGAAGCGAGAGTTGGTTTGCCCGTGTCCGAGCCATTCCCAGTCGAGCTTCATTCCTGCTTCCATGATTTGCGGATACATTTCACACACTTCGCTGTTCAGCGTTGCGCTTCCCTTGATTCCGTATTTATCCATCAGGTCCATCAACCGCCAGACCCCGACACGGTTGCCGTAGTCGCGCCAGGAATAATTCATGATGTCGGGGACAAGTCCGGCGGTAACCGGTGCAATGGACGTACTGGGCAGGTCGAAGTGAAAATGCTCGATATTCGGGACGACCCACAAAGCTACGCGGGCACCGCCCGGCAGAGGCAGCGTTTCTCTGTCGACAATTGGAATAAAATCGAACCTTTCATGATTCATTTTCTCTCACTCCTTCAATTTTGAGTAAAATTCGATAAAACCTAACCAAACTTATTCAAAACATACCATAATTATATCGGTAAATCCGAAGGGGTCAATAACTTTTTGTGAATAAACCTAACATATATATGGCATAAAAGGCGGCTTTTTCTTCAGCCTTACAAGTTGCCGGGAATGAGTCGATAAGATAAGATGGAGGATATTCGATCAAACTAAGTAGAAGAGAAGCATCAAAACGGAGGATATACCTATGTTAGTAGCCATCCAGGAAGCGGCCAAGCTGCTTGGCGTCTCTCCGACGAGCTTGCGAAGGCTGGAGAAGGATGACATTGTAAAAGGGTACGGCATTCGCGTCTATTACACGCCGGGGGGACAACGCCGTTATTCCACGGAGGAAATCGAGCAGTATTATTTGAACCGCGGATTCTCCGGCCGCTTCGGCTTCGGCGATCACCCTGTGCTGCTCGTTATGGATTGCAATACCGCGTTCACAAGCAAGGATTCGGCCATGCACGGCGAATGGGATAAGGAGATCGCCCATATTAGCGAACTGGTGGATACGGCGCATAAGACGGGGTGTCCGGTTATTTTTTCAAATTCTTATTTCGATCCAAAGGATCCGGCGCTGAACCTATTTCTCCGCAAGGTGCCTGCCATGGAGGCTCTCGCCCATGATCCGGCGGAGATCCAAATCGATCCCCGCATCAAGGTGAGACAAACGGATCGCAAGATTTTTACTAAATATTACACGGTTTATTCCGATACGGATTTGCTGCCCCTTCTTCGTTCTTTCGACTGCGATACGCTGATCCTGTGCGGCTTCTCCACGAGCGGCGCCGTCCGTTCCATGGCGACCGAAACGATCCAATACGCCATGCGTCCGATCATACCCGCCGAAGCGGTCGGCGACCGCGACGACCTTGTGCATCGCAACAATTTGAGCGATATCGACCGCAAGTTTGGCGATGTGGTGAAGCTGAGGGAAGTGCTGCAATATTTGCAGGAGCGTAAGGGTTAAACGGTTATTGCCGAAATTCGATCTGAAACAAACAAGGCTTGGGAAGCGCCGCACGCCCCCAAGCCTTTGTTTGTTTGCGGCCAAAGCCGGCAAACGTGCCTCTTTTTACCGCCACATTTTTTATTGCTCAGCCATATGTATTTAACATAGTTTTCTGCCTGTTTAAGCCTTAAAATGAACCACGGCGCTGTACTGCAGCTGGTTTCGGACCGGGTCGAAGGCGGCCTGATGCTGCACCGAATGAACCTTGAGCATTAAAGCTTTGTTAATGTCGATGCGTTCCTCGATCGTTTTTTCCAGAACCTTAAGATCGTAAGCCTGAAAAAACTCTACTTTATCCTGAATTGTATCCAAGGTAATATTCACGGTTTCACCTCCTGCTTGCCCCTGTTCTTTTCACAACTTCCTTCTCCGCCGGCGCTCGCGGTCAGAGAAGATGCCTTTTCATTAAATCGTCCATTGTGCCTATTGTTAGGCCTTAGCCTAAGGCAAAGCCTGCTTGACTTCCTGCTTTAACTGATCTGCATCCAGCTCCGCAGGAAACTGAAATTCCTTGTTGTTTATGAACACGGTCGGGACCATCTTTACTTTGCGTTTCATCGCTTCGGCCGTGATTTGCAGGCTTAACTCAATGTTATCCGGCTGCTCCTGCAGGCCGTATTCTTCCGCCAGCAGCTTTTTAATCGAATGGCTGTCCGATTCGCTCCAGCGGTTTTGTTTGGCAAACAGCTCTTTCATGAGCTCGTAGACCCGCTGCGGATCCTCATAATCCAAAAAAAGCGTTCGCCAAGGTGCCGTACAGCAGCATTTCGCGCGGCTTGTCGTAATGTTTGATTACATACTGAACCTGGCCGCTCGCAAGATAAGGGGGCAATACATCGTCGGCCGCTTGAAAAAAGGTCGCGCAATAGGGGCAGGCGAGATTTAAAAACACTTCCACTTTGACAGGCGCATCTTCCCGCCCGCAGCTCAAAAAGGCATTTTCGATCACCGTTGCCATGCTGAAATCCCTCCAATGCTTGTATAGGAATGAAAATAACATCCGCTTTGGCAGTCGACGTAGGTTTTAAGATTTATCCCAATCATTCCCATCAACATAAATTAAGTATAAAGGATACCTTTCGATATTTGTAGGCGTCGCGACTTTATTTATCCATTTCAGCTCTATACAGCAGGATATCGGCTGGAAATAAGGCCAGGCCCGTCGGAACTCCGATATAACCAAGCGGCGGCAAAGTGTTTGTATTTTCATAGTACATACGGGTTGAGGAGGCGGCTATTGTATTCGTTGTCCAATAGAGCATGACATGGGTGATTAATTCATCCATGCTGTAGGTGCCTAGAAGTTCCCCTCCACAGTCGCTCCAGGCCCGCCATTTTTCGATGATCCACGCGGCCAATCCTGCCGGGGAATCGGCAAGCCCGTAAGCAAGCGTCCGGGGACGCGTCGATTGCTGGGATAAATAACCGCCTTCCTTTGCCATCCATGCAGCAGCGTTTCTTCTGTATTCGCGTTCTTCTTCCGAAAGAGGCGAAGTCCAGGTTGTTGATCGTATTTTCCAGGGTAGCCGCTTCCTGCTTGAGGCTGGCGTTGATGCCGTTTTGAATTTTGTTTTGCAGAATGGAGTAGATGGTGATATAAGTGATCACGCCGATAATAGCGAGCGGGAGCAGGCAGGCGGTCATCAGGTAGAGGACCAGGGAGCGCCTGAGGGATTTGGCGGCAGGAAGGCGGAGCCGATGGGGGTTATGGTTCACGTTGAGCATGAGAGCCCTCCCTTTCATATGGCAGCGTTTTCAATGTTTTCGTTTGGCCGTATTATAGCATACGAGAGCCGGATGAGGTTTTTTTTATAAGATACTCGAACCTTTCACTTATGGTTTTCCATTTTTGTTTTTTGGTAAATATGATATTA
Encoded proteins:
- a CDS encoding polysaccharide deacetylase family protein, coding for MNHERFDFIPIVDRETLPLPGGARVALWVVPNIEHFHFDLPSTSIAPVTAGLVPDIMNYSWRDYGNRVGVWRLMDLMDKYGIKGSATLNSEVCEMYPQIMEAGMKLDWEWLGHGQTNSRFVVGMEEEEERQIIRNVRDTITAATGKAPKGWLGPALSETFSTPDILAEEGFTYVADWVNDEQPYPMKVRSGSLYTIPYSIEINDITAILNLNYTAEEFAQSIIDQFDVLYEEGGHTGKVMSICVHPFLIGHPFRSKYLEKAFKHIRSREDVWIATGSEIVEYWKSAAAKAATI
- a CDS encoding isochorismatase family protein, with the translated sequence MLVAIQEAAKLLGVSPTSLRRLEKDDIVKGYGIRVYYTPGGQRRYSTEEIEQYYLNRGFSGRFGFGDHPVLLVMDCNTAFTSKDSAMHGEWDKEIAHISELVDTAHKTGCPVIFSNSYFDPKDPALNLFLRKVPAMEALAHDPAEIQIDPRIKVRQTDRKIFTKYYTVYSDTDLLPLLRSFDCDTLILCGFSTSGAVRSMATETIQYAMRPIIPAEAVGDRDDLVHRNNLSDIDRKFGDVVKLREVLQYLQERKG
- a CDS encoding DUF2536 family protein → MNITLDTIQDKVEFFQAYDLKVLEKTIEERIDINKALMLKVHSVQHQAAFDPVRNQLQYSAVVHFKA
- a CDS encoding DsbA family protein produces the protein MDYEDPQRVYELMKELFAKQNRWSESDSHSIKKLLAEEYGLQEQPDNIELSLQITAEAMKRKVKMVPTVFINNKEFQFPAELDADQLKQEVKQALP
- a CDS encoding thioredoxin domain-containing protein, giving the protein MATVIENAFLSCGREDAPVKVEVFLNLACPYCATFFQAADDVLPPYLASGQVQYVIKHYDKPREMLLYGTLANAFFGL